The Porphyromonas pogonae genome segment TATTTTTCTATCCATTTAAATTGTAAGTTGTGTATACATGGAGCAATGCTCTGTCTATTGCATCACAGATGTTTTACTTTCCAATATCTCGGCAGCGTTGAACTTTTTGATATTATCCGGGCGGAAGCTATACAGCCCGGCTTCCATCATACGTAACAAGGTGAGTTTTTTCTCATTGGGGTTATATACAAAGCCCTCTATTACGTACACCTTGCCGGCTTTTTGGTCGATGTATGCCTGGCAGACAAAAGGCCCCGACATCATGGCGCCGCCCTCCATCTTCCAAATGCCTCTCAACTCACCTCTTATCTGTCCATTTGCTGTTTGGACATAGCGATGATAGAGATTGTATTTGCTCTCTGTGGTGGGATAGCTACCCTCTACACCGCCTTCTATGTTGGCTTTGAGTACAGAGTCGCGCACCTCTACCATGCGGTCTATGGCTATATCTTTCTTGTTTTTGAACGGGAAGGAATACACCAGGATGTCATGTCGCTTGCGTGCCAATCCGTTGGACATCCATAAAAAGTCTTTGCCTACTTTGTAGCTTTTGATGTCAGAAGGCATATTGACATGATGTTTGAAGAGACTGTCGGTCAATTCGTCGGCACGGGTGCTGTAGCTATCTTCCAGCACTGTCCCGAAACGGTATAGCTCATGACGTACCAGCAAATTGATGAGTGCAGCTTTGTTGCGATCGAGATAGTTGCTGAGCGAATCAGCAGAAGGAGTATTGAGACGTATCACAATCTGCCCCTTG includes the following:
- a CDS encoding DUF4837 family protein, which codes for MKKTFKTYVSLLMTCIGVASISLLVSSCKNTSSTFVQATGKPGEIMLVMENEYMNAPIGAKVYGVLTQPALSLTQDEPNFSISRVATPSFGDFLRYVRNVVIVDVDNTRFTSTALKYNYDEWAKGQIVIRLNTPSADSLSNYLDRNKAALINLLVRHELYRFGTVLEDSYSTRADELTDSLFKHHVNMPSDIKSYKVGKDFLWMSNGLARKRHDILVYSFPFKNKKDIAIDRMVEVRDSVLKANIEGGVEGSYPTTESKYNLYHRYVQTANGQIRGELRGIWKMEGGAMMSGPFVCQAYIDQKAGKVYVIEGFVYNPNEKKLTLLRMMEAGLYSFRPDNIKKFNAAEILESKTSVMQ